Part of the Caldilineales bacterium genome is shown below.
CCGCTCGCTGTCCTACTCTGCCCCACACCGCCGAACGCCAACCCCGGCGTGGCGCTGCCCAACAACAAGCTGATCACCACCAGCAGGTTGATCAGGTGATTCACCTTACGATATTCGGGGGGGGGGGGTACATAGGCGCCTCGCTGAAGGACGATGTCGGCCAGGGTCTGGCCAGGGCGGGGGGCGAGAAAAGGGGGGAAGAAAAACCCAACCTCAGAACGCACTTCCTGGCTTCATTCTATCCAGCTTCGCGCCACAGAATATGATCCAGATCACATTCAGCGCCATTGCCCCCCTCCTTCACTGTCTCCCTGCCTCCTTTATCCCCCCCATTCCCACGCCCAAGACCGGATGGCTGTTTGCCCCATCCTCCCCGCGTCTGCTACACTCCTTTCACCTGCTGCCTTCACGATGGCGGTCCATCCCGTGCTTACGGGCGCTTCCACCCCATGCCCACCCCTCACGCTTCCCGCTTCCCGCTTCCCGCTTCTCGCTTTCCCCTCTGCCTCGCTCTCCTGCTGGCCGGCCTCCTCTTGGCCGCATGCAGCGGCGGCCCCCTGGTCGCCAACGCCAGCCTCGCGCCCCAGGCCATCAGCCCCAACGCCGACGGCAACGCCGACGCCACCCGCATCAGCTACACCATCCGCCGGCCCAGCGATGTCTCGATCTACTTCGAGGATGCCAACGGCCAGCGCCACTACTTCCGCCAGGAGCGGCGCCGCGCCGCCCGCGATTACAACGTGCTGTGGGGTGGGGTGATCGATGGCCGCGTCCTGCCGGACGGCAACTACACCTGGGTGATCGAAGCCACCGACGACCAGGGCCGCAGCGACCGCGCCAGCGGCGACCTGGTCATCGAGGACGCCGACACCACCCCGCCCGAATTCCAGAACTTCGCCGTCACCCCCAAAACCATCACCCCCAACCAGGACGGCATCGACGACCGCGCCGCCATCACCTACTATCTCACCAAGCCGGTCGAGGAACTCCAGGTCTACCTGACCAACCCGCGCCAGGACGCCAACGACCCCAATCGCAAATACCCCCTGGCCGAGACGGAGCGCGAGATCAAGCCCAACGAGCCGGGCTACCATTTCTACGACTACGACGGCGGCATCGACCTGGGCGCCGACCCCCCGCCCGATGGCGATTACTTTGTGGTGGCCGAAGCCCGCGACCGCGCCGGCAACCACACTATCATCTCCGACACCCTCACCATCAACCTGGGCGGCAAGCCGCGCGCCGAGATCGTCAAAGGCGAGGTGACGATGCTCAACCCGGCCAGCGGCGACCTCAACATCCCCCTGGGTGGGGCGATGATCTTCACGGCCACGATCGAGAACTACGGCAACGTCCCCATCCGCACCGCCGGCCCCTGGCCCGGCGCCGTCTACCGCTCCAACCAGAACTTCAACACCCTGGCCTACGAGGAGGGCGACGACAGTTGGTTCGAACAATCGGGCACCTGGCGCTTCGGCCTTAACTTCGAGAGCAACTTCGGCCAGGATTGGCCCTTCCGCTTCGCCGTTGGCCGCCGCCAAGACCTGCGCTGCGAGATGGTGGATGGCCGGGAGCAGTGCTTCCTCGACCCCGGCCAGCGCGGGCTGGTCTACGGCACCATCCTCTGGGAAGGAATCCCGGCCCGCAATCCCTTCCGGCTCTGGGGCGGGCTGCTGCACGAGGATGTCGAAATCGTCAACGATTTCGCCGACGTGCAAGAAGTGCAGATCGCCGATCCGCAGCAGTAGGGCGGTGCGGGGACACGGATTTCACAGATAAACACGGATTCACAACCGTTCATCGAGCACTATCCGCGTTTCGGCGCGCCCACCGTTGCCAGGCAGCAGCTCTCAAAGTTCAGCATTCAAGACAATCAAGCACTATCCGCGTTCATCCGCGTTCATCCGCGTACCCCAAAAATGCACCTGGGCATCGTCATCGTCAGCTACAACGTGCGCGACCTCCTGCGCGCCTGCCTGGCCTCCGTCTTCGCCGACCTCTCCCGCTCGCCCCATCTGAGCGCCGAGGTGCTGGTGATCGACAACGCCTCGGCCGATGACAGCGCCGGCATGGTTGCAGCCGCATTCCCCCAGGCCGGGATCATCGCCTCTGAGCGCAACCTGGGCTTTGCCGGCGGCAACAACCTGGGCCTGCGGCGCCTGGGGCTGGGCAGAGAGACACAACCGCCCGGCGCTCCTGACGCCATCCTCCTCCTGAACCCGGACACCGAAGTCCAGCCCGGCGCGCTGGCGGCGATGGCCGGATTTCTGGCCTCGGAACCGAGGGCGGGGGGATGCGGCGCCCGCCTGAGCTATGGCGATGGCAGCTTCCAGCACAGCGCCTTCCGCTTCCCCGGCCTGGCCCAACTCTATCTCGACCTCTTCCCTGCTCACCCGCGGCTGCTCGATTCCCGGCTCAACGGCCGCTTTCCCCGCCGCCTGTACGAGGGCGAGAATCCCTTCCCCGTCGATTTCGTCCTCGGCGCCGCCCTGATGGTGCGCGGCCAGGCCATCGCCGCCGCCGGGCTGCTGGACGAGGGCTTCTTCATCTACGCCGAGGAAATGGACTGGCAATTCCGCCTGCGGGCTGCCGGCTGGCCGATCTTCTGCGTCCCCGCCGCCCACATCACCCACCACGAAGGCCGCAGCACCCGCCAATTCCGCGGCCCCATGACCGTCGCCCTCTGGCGCTCGCGGCTGCGCTACTACGACAAACACTACCCGCCCTGGAAGCGCGCCGCCGCCCGCCGCCTGATCCGCCGCGGCATGGCCGCCCAAAGCCGCGCCGCCGCCGCCGCCCACCAGTCCGGCCAGATCGACGACGCCGAACTCCAGGCCCGGCTCAGCGCCTACCGCCAGGTGATCGCCCTGCTTTCTGCCGATGCCCGCCCCTGACCGCCCGCCCACCCTGGCCTGCGCTATCCTGGCCCGCAATGTCAGCGCCCACATCGCCGACTGCGTGCGCTCCTGCGCCTTCGCCGACCTGGTGCTGGTCTTCGACACCGATAGCGATGATGGCACTGTGGAGCTGGCGCGGGCCGCGGGCGCGCTCGTCGTCCCGGCGCCTTTCGTCAACTTCTCGCAGGCGCGCAACTACGCCCTCGAACACACCGATGCCGACTGGGTTTTCTTTGTCGACGCCGACGAACGGGTGACGCCCGAACTGGCGCAGGAAGTCCGTCAGGCCATCGCCTCGGATCGGGCCGAAGGCTGGTGGGTTCCCCGTTACAACCACATCGTCGGCCATGTGCTGCGGGGCGGCGGCTGGTATCCCGACCGCCAACTGCGGCTGCTGCGCCGCGACAAGGCGCACTACGACCCGGCGCGGGAGGTGCACGAGCTGGCCATCATCGACGGCCGCCAGGCCAACCTGAACGAACACCTGATCCACTACAACTACGACGCCTGGGATCAGTTCCATGCCAAACAGCGCCGCTACACCGCCTTCGAGGCCAAGACCTTGCGGGCCGAGGGCGTGCGGGCGCACCCGCGCCACCTGATCACCCGGCCTTTGCAGGCTTTCTGGCGGCGCTTCGTCACCTGGCAGGGCTACCGCGATGGTCTCTTCGGCCTGCGCCTGTGCCTGGTGATGGCGTGGTATGAGTTGTTGAAGTATGGGTGGTTGTTGAGGGGGAGGTGAGGGGGAGGGGGAGACGCAGGGAGGGGGAGGGGGAGGGACGCAGGGAGGGAGGGAGGGGACATGACGCCGAAGGTGATCCAGATCACGGAGGGCGGCAGGAAGGTGGGATAGAATCGGAAGCAAAGTCAATCCCCCGACAGAGCGTCTTTCTTTCCCCTTTCTCGCGGCGGCAATGTGGCCGAGCTACGTTACTACGCCAGAGCCTGCCCTGAGTGTAGCCGAAGGGGCAAGCCCCGCTACCATGCGGGTGGTGCGAAGACGGAGACCCTTCACTGCGTTCAGGGCTTTACGGGCCAGCGGGCTGGCGCTCAGCAGAACGACCTGGGCATGTACTGGTACAACAGCCGCTGGTACGACCAGTTGACGGGGCGGTTCTTGCAGCCGGATACGATTGTGCCGCAGCCGGGGAATCCGCAGGCGCTGAACAGGTACAGCTATGTCCTCAACAATGCGTTGCGGTACACTGCGCCCCCCACTATTGGCTGGTGTATAATCGACCCCGAAAACCAAACCACGAGCCAGGCTGGATGGCCGGGCGTATCGGCCAGACGGTGGAAGCTCGAACCAATGTCGCCAAGAAACTGACACTCGACCCCACTCACCACCATGCGAAAACGCCCGTCCTGGGACGAATACTTCATGAGCATCGCCTTGCAGGTGGCCAGGCGCAGCACCTGCGACCGGGCCAACGTCGGCGCTATCATCGTCAAAGACCGGCGCATCCTCACCACCGGCTACAACGGCTCGCCCGCCGGCCTGCCGCACTGCGACGACGTCGGGCACCTGATGGTCGAGGGCCACTGCGTGCGCACCCTCCATGCCGAGCAGAACGCCATCATCCAGGCCGCCTATCATGGCGTCTCGGTGCAGGAGAGCACGCTCTATGTCACCCATCAGCCCTGCCTGAACTGCGCCAAGATGATCATCAACGCCGGCATCCGCCGGGTGGTGTTCGCGGGGACCTATCCCGATACCCTGGCCCGCCAGTTCCTGGCCGAGGCAGGCGTGGGTTTGCAGCACTTTGCACTATCCGAGGCAGAGCAAGAAGCCGTTGCGCACAGACCGGAGCGGGGGGTGTGAGGGGGGGCGTTCCGGGTTCCGGGTTCCGTGGTGCGTATTTCGTGTTCCGTGGTGCGTGGTGCGGGTTGCGTGTTCCGAGTTACAGGTTACGAGTTACCAGTTACGAGTCAGTTAGTGCAAGCCGGGGGCGGAGTTTCGCGTCTGCTTGCACAGACGTGGTAAACTTGCGCCGCCTGTTGGGAGACGGTTCCCAGGGCAACGCCATCGCCCCACACCCGCATACGCAAAGGAGCTTTTGCTTATGGATCGTGAAGCCGACATCATCGCCTCCGAGCACGAGGTCTACCATCCCTCGCCCGAAGTCGTCAACCACGCCCACATCAAGAACTATCAGGAATGGTGCGACCGCGCCCAGGCCGACCCACAGGCATTCTGGGCCGAGCGAGCCAGCCACCTGGAATGGTACCATCCCTGGGACAAGGTGCTGGACGAATCGAACCCGCCCTTCTATCGCTGGTTCGTGGGCGGCAAGATCAACATCGTTCACAATGCCCTCGACCGGCATGTGAAAACCTGGCGCAAGAACAAACTGGCCCTGATCTGGGAGGGCGAACCAGGGGAAAAAGTCACCTTCAGCTATTTCGCCCTCTGGCGCGAGGTCTGCAAATTCGCCAACGTCTTGCGCAGTATGGGCGTGCGCAAGGGCGACCGGGTGACGATCTACATGGGCCGCATCCCCGAACTGCACATCGCCATGCTGGCCTGCGCCAAGGTGGGCGCGGTGCACTCGGTCGTCTATGGCGGCTTCAGCGAGCAGGCCCTGGCCGACCGCATCGAAGACGCCCAGAGCCGGGTGGTGATCACCGCCGACGGCGCCTGGCTGCGGGGCAAGATCGTCGAACTGAAGAAGATGGCTGACGAAGCCATCCACCGCTCACCGGTGGTGGAACACGTCATCGTCGTCCGGCGCACGGGGCAGGAAGTGTACATGGAGCCGGGCCGCGACTATTGGTATCACGACCTCATGGCTTTGCCCATCGCCTCCTCGCAGTGCCAGACCGAGGAAATGGACGCCGAAGACCCGCTCTTCATCCTCTACACCTCTGGCACCACCGGCAAACCCAAAGGCCTGCTGCACACACATGGCGGCTACCAGGTCTTCACCACCACCACCCTACAGTGGGTCTTCGACCTCAAAGAAGAAGACCGCTACTGGTGCGCGGCCGACCCGGGCTGGATCACCGGCCACAGCTACATCGTCTATGCGCCGCTGATCGCTGGCGCCACCAGTTTCATGTACGAGGGCGCGCCCAACCACCCCTACCCCAATCGCTGGTGGAAGATGATCGAGCAGTATGGGATCACCATCCTCTACACCGCCCCCACCGCCATCCGCGGCCTCATGCGTTTTGGCGACGCCTGGCCCAACCGCCATGATCTGTCCTCCTTGCGGCTGCTGGGCACGGTGGGCGA
Proteins encoded:
- a CDS encoding glycosyltransferase family 2 protein — protein: MHLGIVIVSYNVRDLLRACLASVFADLSRSPHLSAEVLVIDNASADDSAGMVAAAFPQAGIIASERNLGFAGGNNLGLRRLGLGRETQPPGAPDAILLLNPDTEVQPGALAAMAGFLASEPRAGGCGARLSYGDGSFQHSAFRFPGLAQLYLDLFPAHPRLLDSRLNGRFPRRLYEGENPFPVDFVLGAALMVRGQAIAAAGLLDEGFFIYAEEMDWQFRLRAAGWPIFCVPAAHITHHEGRSTRQFRGPMTVALWRSRLRYYDKHYPPWKRAAARRLIRRGMAAQSRAAAAAHQSGQIDDAELQARLSAYRQVIALLSADARP
- a CDS encoding glycosyltransferase family 2 protein; translation: MPAPDRPPTLACAILARNVSAHIADCVRSCAFADLVLVFDTDSDDGTVELARAAGALVVPAPFVNFSQARNYALEHTDADWVFFVDADERVTPELAQEVRQAIASDRAEGWWVPRYNHIVGHVLRGGGWYPDRQLRLLRRDKAHYDPAREVHELAIIDGRQANLNEHLIHYNYDAWDQFHAKQRRYTAFEAKTLRAEGVRAHPRHLITRPLQAFWRRFVTWQGYRDGLFGLRLCLVMAWYELLKYGWLLRGR
- a CDS encoding cytidine/deoxycytidylate deaminase family protein, with translation MRKRPSWDEYFMSIALQVARRSTCDRANVGAIIVKDRRILTTGYNGSPAGLPHCDDVGHLMVEGHCVRTLHAEQNAIIQAAYHGVSVQESTLYVTHQPCLNCAKMIINAGIRRVVFAGTYPDTLARQFLAEAGVGLQHFALSEAEQEAVAHRPERGV
- the acs gene encoding acetate--CoA ligase; translated protein: MDREADIIASEHEVYHPSPEVVNHAHIKNYQEWCDRAQADPQAFWAERASHLEWYHPWDKVLDESNPPFYRWFVGGKINIVHNALDRHVKTWRKNKLALIWEGEPGEKVTFSYFALWREVCKFANVLRSMGVRKGDRVTIYMGRIPELHIAMLACAKVGAVHSVVYGGFSEQALADRIEDAQSRVVITADGAWLRGKIVELKKMADEAIHRSPVVEHVIVVRRTGQEVYMEPGRDYWYHDLMALPIASSQCQTEEMDAEDPLFILYTSGTTGKPKGLLHTHGGYQVFTTTTLQWVFDLKEEDRYWCAADPGWITGHSYIVYAPLIAGATSFMYEGAPNHPYPNRWWKMIEQYGITILYTAPTAIRGLMRFGDAWPNRHDLSSLRLLGTVGEPINPEAWRWYYNVIGKRRCPIMDTWWQTETGGFMITPVPSLPLKPGSATLPFPGVEAEIVDEDGDPVAADEDGYLVIKRPWPGMARTVYGDPDRYVAQYFERFRDRGYYLTGDSARKDEDGYFWIIGRIDDVIKVSGYRLGTAEIESALVSHPAVAEAAAIGMPDEIRGHVIWAYCILRSGFEASDKLVDELKEHVRHETGPIAVPAKIEFVDMLPKTRSGKIMRRVLKARALGKEVGDISTLEA